One genomic window of Paenibacillus xylanilyticus includes the following:
- a CDS encoding response regulator, with product MTTRNILCVDDNKMVLTILKRWLETEEVNVITVLNPKEAFEILENQEIDVVISDILMPDMDGLAFLRSLKRVYPHIVRIILSGHLHTSSMLTAINEVGIFAFMTKPLEYTDQFTTVILNALNQANRNRQKQISEKHSATLLQQFLITMLKHNEGLYLLLKDNGEIIAADPALSEAYSPGIILKDEAWEGFYLPNHHLHILPSNRDITEHEEYTLVRLNTFGTSFYFLRLY from the coding sequence ATGACAACAAGAAACATTTTATGTGTTGATGATAACAAGATGGTGTTAACCATCCTGAAGCGCTGGCTTGAAACTGAAGAAGTCAACGTAATTACCGTACTTAATCCAAAAGAAGCTTTTGAAATTCTAGAAAATCAGGAAATCGACGTTGTAATTTCAGATATTTTGATGCCCGATATGGATGGGCTTGCCTTCCTGCGCTCACTTAAACGAGTCTATCCACACATAGTACGTATTATTTTGTCAGGACACCTTCATACATCTTCCATGCTGACCGCAATCAATGAAGTCGGTATTTTTGCATTTATGACTAAGCCCTTAGAGTATACTGATCAATTCACAACTGTCATCTTGAATGCACTCAATCAAGCTAATCGAAACAGACAAAAACAAATATCTGAGAAACACTCAGCGACCTTACTGCAACAATTTTTGATCACCATGCTCAAGCATAATGAAGGCCTATACCTCTTACTTAAAGATAACGGTGAAATTATCGCAGCAGACCCTGCCCTATCTGAAGCTTATTCACCGGGTATTATTTTAAAGGATGAAGCATGGGAAGGATTTTATTTACCAAATCATCATTTACATATCCTACCCAGCAACAGAGATATCACAGAGCATGAAGAGTACACACTTGTACGACTAAACACGTTTGGTACATCATTTTATTTTCTCCGTTTGTACTAA
- a CDS encoding sugar phosphate nucleotidyltransferase → MRLILLSGGAGKRLWPLSNNNRPKQFLPVLQHGNIRESMLQRVWRQLEGAGMTDNVIFSASGSQKELITSQLSRNVEVIEEPERRDTFPAIALAAAHLYSQNVDKNEVVAVMPVDGYADDSFIKQLAHLPKILEQSYSEIALIGVKPDHPSEKYGYIVPGNTGIANIPYHVVEYFSEKPDILRAEQLIQKGALWNCGVFAFRLGYMIDILRKKGLPYHYHQLRDMYSKVPKSSFDVEVVEKSNKTAVITYGGTWKDLGTWDSLTEEMLSNVAGKGYLCRHSQDSHIINELDLPVSVWKVPNIIVVAGPDGILVTDRNEATGIKSMVQEVEISPRYEERLWGKQTVLMHKKNAEGIETITKRIIISPGRGISYQEHYLRKEVWTIVSGTGETCLNGAVSPIMAGDIIIVEAGTRHAIRAGNEHLELIELQVGKEIGEMDTIRFTHDWDYTPLTS, encoded by the coding sequence ATGCGCTTAATATTATTATCGGGTGGAGCGGGCAAACGTTTATGGCCTTTATCAAATAATAATCGACCCAAGCAATTTTTGCCCGTTCTTCAGCATGGTAATATAAGGGAAAGTATGCTGCAGAGAGTATGGCGTCAACTTGAGGGTGCTGGTATGACAGATAATGTTATTTTTTCTGCAAGCGGCAGTCAGAAGGAATTGATCACTAGCCAGTTATCAAGAAATGTTGAGGTAATTGAAGAGCCTGAAAGAAGAGATACATTTCCTGCCATTGCACTTGCTGCAGCACACCTTTACTCTCAGAATGTGGACAAAAATGAGGTTGTGGCTGTTATGCCGGTAGATGGTTATGCTGATGATTCTTTTATAAAACAGCTTGCACATTTACCTAAAATATTGGAACAATCCTATTCTGAAATTGCATTAATAGGAGTTAAACCAGATCATCCGTCTGAGAAATATGGTTACATTGTTCCTGGAAATACGGGGATAGCTAATATTCCTTATCACGTGGTAGAGTATTTTTCCGAAAAGCCAGATATCCTCAGGGCCGAACAGTTAATACAAAAAGGAGCTTTGTGGAATTGTGGCGTATTTGCTTTTCGTCTGGGTTACATGATTGATATTCTTCGTAAAAAAGGACTACCTTATCACTACCATCAATTGCGAGATATGTATAGTAAGGTTCCTAAATCCAGTTTTGATGTCGAAGTTGTGGAGAAATCAAACAAGACTGCAGTTATTACTTATGGTGGAACGTGGAAGGATCTTGGTACCTGGGATTCGCTAACTGAAGAAATGCTATCAAATGTAGCTGGAAAAGGTTATCTATGCAGGCATTCACAAGATTCGCATATTATTAATGAGCTTGATTTGCCAGTAAGTGTGTGGAAAGTACCTAACATTATTGTTGTAGCCGGTCCTGACGGTATTTTGGTAACTGACAGGAATGAGGCAACAGGTATCAAAAGCATGGTACAAGAAGTGGAAATTTCGCCGAGATACGAAGAGAGATTGTGGGGAAAGCAGACGGTTCTCATGCATAAAAAAAATGCCGAGGGGATTGAAACCATCACCAAACGTATCATCATTTCTCCAGGCAGAGGCATCAGTTATCAAGAACATTATTTGCGTAAAGAAGTGTGGACAATTGTGTCGGGCACGGGTGAGACATGTTTGAATGGGGCTGTTTCTCCAATAATGGCCGGAGATATTATCATTGTTGAGGCTGGAACAAGACATGCTATACGTGCGGGAAATGAACATTTAGAATTAATCGAGCTACAAGTCGGGAAGGAGATTGGTGAGATGGATACAATTAGATTCACGCATGATTGGGATTATACGCCGCTAACAAGTTGA
- a CDS encoding response regulator transcription factor, with amino-acid sequence MSVKVLLIEDERNLADMIAFFLEEEGYQTERAHNAREALQAFSGFKPDIVVTDLMLPETDGNELVQSLRQHSTIPVLMISASTMLNDRLRALQNGADDFLCKPFSLKELDVRIRALLRRSSIFHSEKVVVSNEATVVPGRVSVNEYRRTLFVEDCEIEVTHIEFEIMKEFHRSPGKVFTRNELMDRIKGSERAYLDRTIDVHISSLRKKIEPDPKNPRYIKTVWGTGYKYVL; translated from the coding sequence ATGTCCGTAAAAGTGCTACTAATTGAAGACGAAAGAAACCTGGCAGATATGATCGCTTTTTTCCTCGAAGAAGAAGGCTACCAAACTGAACGTGCACATAATGCACGTGAAGCTCTGCAGGCATTTTCAGGATTCAAACCCGACATTGTTGTAACGGATCTGATGCTGCCAGAGACAGACGGAAATGAGTTAGTACAGTCTTTACGCCAGCATTCTACCATTCCGGTGCTTATGATCTCCGCAAGTACAATGCTGAATGATCGATTGCGCGCCTTGCAAAATGGAGCAGATGATTTTCTATGTAAACCTTTCAGCCTTAAAGAGCTAGACGTACGAATAAGAGCACTTCTGAGAAGATCCTCGATTTTTCATTCTGAGAAAGTCGTTGTATCTAACGAAGCAACTGTAGTTCCAGGGCGTGTAAGTGTTAACGAGTATAGAAGAACACTTTTTGTTGAAGATTGTGAGATTGAAGTAACACATATTGAATTCGAAATAATGAAAGAGTTTCATCGCAGCCCTGGAAAAGTATTCACTCGAAACGAACTTATGGATCGGATTAAAGGATCTGAGCGTGCCTATCTGGACCGTACAATCGATGTGCATATCTCAAGTTTGCGTAAAAAAATTGAACCGGACCCCAAAAATCCTCGGTACATTAAAACGGTCTGGGGCACCGGTTACAAATATGTTCTATAA